The proteins below are encoded in one region of Microbispora sp. NBC_01189:
- a CDS encoding isoamylase early set domain-containing protein, which translates to MLKRNRLFGPKTRVTFALPVDQPLGTVSVVGDFNDWLPGRHELLRRRNGIRTVSVILPPGAHRFRYLATGGVWFDDESADHVDERGSVLRL; encoded by the coding sequence ATGCTGAAGCGCAACAGGCTGTTCGGCCCGAAGACCCGCGTGACCTTCGCACTGCCCGTCGACCAGCCCCTGGGGACGGTCAGCGTGGTCGGCGACTTCAACGACTGGCTGCCCGGCCGCCACGAACTGCTGCGGCGCAGGAACGGCATCCGTACCGTGTCGGTGATCCTCCCGCCCGGCGCGCACCGGTTCCGCTACCTCGCGACGGGCGGCGTGTGGTTCGACGACGAGAGCGCCGACCACGTGGACGAGCGGGGCAGCGTGCTCCGCCTCTGA